From a single Bacillus pseudomycoides DSM 12442 genomic region:
- the dltC gene encoding D-alanine--poly(phosphoribitol) ligase subunit DltC — protein sequence MAEFKNQVLDILEEVCENDIVKENPDVQLFEEGILDSFGTVSLLVEFQERLNIEVSISDFDRDEWATPNMIIKKLEDIR from the coding sequence ATGGCAGAATTCAAAAATCAAGTATTAGATATTTTAGAAGAAGTATGTGAAAATGATATTGTAAAAGAAAATCCTGATGTGCAATTATTTGAAGAAGGTATCCTTGATTCTTTTGGTACAGTATCTTTACTAGTAGAATTCCAAGAACGTCTAAATATTGAAGTATCTATTTCTGATTTCGATCGCGATGAGTGGGCAACACCAAATATGATTATTAAGAAGTTGGAAGATATCCGATGA
- a CDS encoding ABC transporter ATP-binding protein: MNKPVVDVKNVQKVYGKKGESQSHALKGVSFSIHEGEFVGIMGPSGSGKTTLLNVISTLDKATGGTVEIAGTDITKMKQGALSDFRSQKLGFIFQDFNLLENLSIYENIALPLSLQGVPSRKIGPKVEKVANMLGISAILQKYPSEVSGGQKQRSAAARALVHEPAIILGDEPTGSLDSKNATSLLDAMTNLNEEQGVSIMMVTHDPFSASYCRRILFIQDGELYKEIHRTGTREKFYKEILDVLADLGTKKA; the protein is encoded by the coding sequence ATGAACAAACCAGTTGTTGACGTTAAAAACGTCCAAAAAGTATACGGTAAAAAAGGCGAAAGCCAATCACACGCATTAAAAGGTGTGTCGTTCTCGATTCATGAGGGTGAATTTGTTGGCATCATGGGACCATCTGGTTCAGGCAAAACAACGCTACTAAATGTAATCTCAACATTGGATAAAGCAACGGGCGGTACTGTTGAAATTGCAGGCACGGATATTACGAAGATGAAGCAAGGAGCGCTTTCTGATTTCCGTTCTCAAAAATTAGGATTCATCTTCCAGGACTTTAATTTACTAGAGAACCTATCAATTTATGAAAATATTGCATTGCCGCTTTCACTTCAAGGTGTTCCGTCTCGTAAGATTGGACCGAAAGTGGAAAAAGTAGCGAACATGTTAGGGATTTCAGCAATACTTCAAAAGTATCCATCTGAAGTATCTGGTGGGCAAAAGCAACGTTCAGCAGCAGCCCGTGCGCTTGTACATGAACCAGCAATTATTTTAGGAGATGAGCCAACAGGGTCACTTGATTCTAAAAATGCAACGAGTCTTTTAGATGCGATGACAAATCTAAATGAAGAACAAGGTGTTTCCATTATGATGGTTACACATGATCCGTTTAGTGCAAGTTACTGCCGACGTATTCTATTCATTCAAGATGGCGAATTATATAAAGAAATTCATCGTACTGGTACGCGTGAAAAGTTCTATAAAGAAATTTTAGATGTGCTTGCAGATTTAGGTACAAAAAAAGCATAA
- a CDS encoding alkyl/aryl-sulfatase, producing the protein MTVYNNNQGDELNIDRKQATNKTRLIHDDLYKSVEWGKLEIEQELARKNTLVEVPLPIINGKNNLPPVWDLKRYSFLLKEQIPDTVHPKLWEHGKLNLHSGLFKVTDRIYQVRGFDLANMSIIRGNTGWIIIDCLTSAETAKAALKLVNEHLENMPISAIILTHSHTDHYGGILSVLCSDTEKKINVYAPEGFMKAVIEENVTAGVAMSRRAVYMYGEVLPHDEKGVIDNGIGKEVSTGTITLTNHVKEISKSGNGQYVEKVIDGVIIQFQLTPGTEAPAEMNIYIPSEKSLCIAENCSATLHNLYTLRGSQVRDPIAWANYLQQAIDLFGDSLTTVFGVHNWPRFGNQQCNDYLEKQRDVYQYINDQTLRLINQGYTLEKVGRIVKLPKSLHDEWYNSSFYGTVNHNAKAVYQKYMGWYSGNPVDLNKLFPEDSAKKYVEYMGGEDSVLEKAKKSFQDGEYQWVAEVTKQVIYANPNNENAKLLCADALEQLGYIAESGPWRNEYLTGAQELRSGITPIPISTISKKVLDSLPLQNILYLFSIRLDGIKAGNYDYKINFVIPDRDEVASTEIKRGIFRYLNNELAADAEVTVTMQKDQLYELATTNNKSNSSIIIIQGDKDKWQLFLSALDKIDPNFNIVTPISEE; encoded by the coding sequence ATGACTGTTTACAACAACAATCAAGGCGATGAACTGAATATAGATAGAAAACAGGCGACAAATAAAACCCGTTTAATTCATGATGATTTATATAAATCAGTTGAATGGGGAAAACTAGAAATAGAGCAGGAATTGGCCAGAAAGAACACACTGGTCGAGGTACCTTTACCTATCATTAACGGAAAAAATAATTTACCACCTGTATGGGATTTGAAAAGATATTCTTTTTTATTAAAGGAGCAAATACCTGATACTGTTCATCCAAAGCTGTGGGAACATGGTAAATTAAATCTTCATTCAGGATTATTTAAAGTAACAGATCGTATTTATCAAGTTAGGGGTTTTGATCTTGCTAATATGAGCATTATTAGAGGAAATACGGGTTGGATTATCATTGATTGTTTAACTTCTGCAGAAACTGCAAAAGCTGCCCTCAAATTAGTGAATGAACATTTGGAGAATATGCCCATTAGTGCTATCATCTTGACCCATTCCCATACAGACCATTATGGCGGAATCTTGAGTGTTTTATGTTCGGATACTGAAAAAAAAATAAACGTATATGCTCCAGAAGGTTTTATGAAAGCTGTCATTGAAGAGAATGTTACTGCAGGAGTAGCTATGTCTAGACGTGCTGTGTATATGTACGGAGAAGTATTACCTCATGATGAAAAAGGAGTAATAGATAATGGAATAGGAAAAGAGGTTTCTACTGGCACAATTACTCTGACCAATCATGTGAAAGAAATATCAAAAAGTGGTAACGGGCAGTATGTAGAAAAGGTAATTGATGGGGTGATTATACAGTTTCAACTTACCCCGGGTACAGAAGCGCCTGCAGAGATGAATATTTATATTCCAAGTGAAAAATCTCTATGTATTGCAGAAAATTGTTCTGCAACCCTCCATAATTTGTATACTTTACGAGGCTCACAAGTTAGAGATCCGATAGCTTGGGCAAATTATTTGCAACAGGCCATTGATTTATTTGGCGATAGTTTGACCACTGTATTTGGAGTTCATAATTGGCCGCGTTTTGGTAATCAACAGTGTAATGATTACTTGGAAAAACAAAGAGATGTATACCAATACATCAATGACCAAACCTTACGATTAATAAATCAAGGTTACACATTAGAGAAGGTAGGAAGAATAGTAAAACTTCCAAAGAGTTTACATGATGAATGGTACAATAGCTCATTTTATGGGACTGTTAATCATAACGCAAAGGCAGTCTATCAAAAATATATGGGATGGTATAGTGGAAATCCGGTAGATCTAAATAAATTATTTCCGGAGGACTCAGCAAAAAAATACGTGGAATATATGGGCGGTGAGGATTCCGTATTAGAAAAAGCAAAAAAATCCTTCCAAGATGGAGAGTATCAATGGGTAGCCGAAGTAACGAAACAAGTTATTTATGCAAATCCAAACAATGAAAATGCAAAGCTGTTATGTGCGGATGCTTTAGAACAACTCGGTTATATCGCAGAATCAGGTCCATGGAGAAATGAATATTTAACGGGAGCCCAAGAACTGCGTTCAGGTATTACACCTATTCCCATTTCAACCATATCAAAAAAGGTGTTAGATTCTTTACCTCTTCAAAATATATTATATTTATTTAGTATACGATTAGATGGAATAAAAGCAGGGAATTATGATTATAAAATTAATTTTGTGATTCCAGATCGAGATGAAGTAGCTTCTACTGAAATAAAGCGTGGGATATTTAGATACTTGAATAATGAATTAGCAGCAGATGCAGAGGTAACAGTTACTATGCAGAAAGACCAATTATATGAATTGGCGACTACGAATAATAAATCCAATAGTTCCATTATCATTATTCAAGGAGATAAAGATAAATGGCAATTATTCTTGTCGGCACTAGATAAAATAGATCCCAATTTCAATATCGTGACACCCATTTCTGAGGAGTAA
- the dltB gene encoding D-alanyl-lipoteichoic acid biosynthesis protein DltB yields the protein MTAYGSFYFFAIVGILLIPTIIAGLRGKMLRKYNAVLTLIMLAIIFSDKPNQAMMLAVFIIWQYVLIKGYLLLRKQNNNTFMFYMAVILSILPLILAKIAPFVPELKLIVFTGISYVTFRAVQMVFEIRDGLIKECSFFNFWEFILFFPAISTGPIDRYRRFQKDIQKPPGAEEYQNLLYIGINRIFQGFLYKFILAYLIKEHIMDATLAHQDTILSNMIFMYSYSLYLFFDFAGYSSFVIGVSYMMGIKTPENFNKPFISRNIKDFWNRWHMSLSFWLRDFIYMRFVFFATKKKLIKNRHMTSYIGVFLNFFIMGIWHITGHHIAQYMIYGLYHIALFILFDIFERKNKKHKFWPNNTFMHVLAIVITFHFVCFGFLIFSGHLNNYF from the coding sequence ATGACCGCATATGGATCATTTTATTTTTTCGCTATAGTGGGTATTTTATTGATACCTACTATCATAGCTGGATTAAGAGGTAAAATGTTGCGCAAATATAATGCTGTCCTAACGCTAATTATGCTTGCTATTATCTTCTCGGATAAACCAAATCAAGCGATGATGTTAGCAGTATTTATTATTTGGCAATATGTCCTTATTAAAGGCTATTTACTACTAAGAAAACAAAATAATAATACGTTCATGTTTTACATGGCTGTTATTTTGTCGATTTTGCCACTGATTTTGGCAAAAATCGCACCATTTGTACCTGAATTAAAACTCATTGTTTTTACTGGTATATCTTATGTAACATTCAGGGCAGTACAAATGGTATTTGAAATTCGCGATGGCTTAATTAAAGAATGCTCATTTTTTAATTTCTGGGAATTTATTTTGTTCTTCCCTGCCATTTCGACCGGACCTATCGATCGGTATCGCAGGTTCCAAAAAGATATTCAAAAACCACCAGGTGCTGAGGAATATCAAAATCTACTATATATAGGTATTAACCGTATTTTCCAAGGTTTTCTATATAAATTTATACTTGCTTACCTAATAAAAGAACATATTATGGATGCAACATTAGCTCACCAAGACACAATTTTATCAAATATGATTTTCATGTATAGCTATAGTTTATATCTCTTCTTTGACTTCGCAGGTTATAGCTCATTTGTAATTGGTGTCAGTTATATGATGGGGATTAAAACACCAGAAAACTTTAATAAACCGTTTATCAGTCGTAATATTAAAGATTTCTGGAATCGTTGGCATATGAGCCTATCATTCTGGCTCCGTGACTTTATTTACATGCGCTTTGTCTTTTTCGCAACAAAGAAAAAGCTCATTAAAAATCGCCATATGACTTCATATATTGGCGTCTTTTTAAATTTTTTTATCATGGGAATTTGGCATATTACTGGTCATCATATTGCTCAATATATGATTTATGGTCTATATCATATTGCTCTGTTTATTTTATTTGATATTTTCGAGCGAAAAAACAAGAAGCATAAATTTTGGCCTAACAATACGTTCATGCATGTCCTTGCAATTGTGATTACATTCCATTTCGTATGTTTCGGTTTCCTAATTTTCTCTGGTCACCTAAATAATTATTTTTAA
- a CDS encoding sensor histidine kinase: MKLFLQEHIPLICYTFAQLLIILFIYWFDGYPHILTALYSVFLGVFLLIGYLIYRYYSHRSFYKRLSTPMETLNESIKDSDLTPLSMALDKLLQTQYQYYQNQLKKWERKQQEQMTFMNQWVHQMKTPLSVIELITQDADDSRFDSINEETERIKKGLEMVLYVARLETFEQDFHVDRLKLLGMIDSVIHENKRLFIRSYVYPKVKVDPSLIVETDKKWFRFILNQVLSNAIKYSSSKKEKVIVSAYSKGRAIILEVRDYGVGIPTADLPRVFNPFYTGENGRKFKESTGMGLYLVKEVCEKLNHKIELESEVGKGTKVRIVFPYASR; the protein is encoded by the coding sequence ATGAAATTATTTTTACAAGAACATATTCCACTCATTTGTTATACATTTGCCCAATTGCTTATCATTCTTTTTATATATTGGTTTGATGGTTATCCACATATTTTGACAGCATTATATTCTGTGTTTTTGGGTGTTTTTTTATTAATAGGTTATCTAATATATCGTTATTATAGTCATCGTTCATTCTACAAGCGTCTATCAACTCCAATGGAAACTTTAAATGAGTCAATAAAAGACAGTGATTTGACTCCATTATCAATGGCCTTAGATAAATTACTACAAACTCAATATCAATATTATCAAAACCAATTAAAAAAATGGGAACGAAAACAACAAGAACAAATGACTTTTATGAATCAGTGGGTTCATCAAATGAAAACACCTCTTTCTGTTATTGAGTTAATTACACAAGATGCAGATGACTCTCGATTTGACAGTATTAATGAAGAAACGGAAAGAATAAAAAAAGGATTAGAAATGGTCTTATATGTTGCTCGTTTAGAAACATTTGAACAGGATTTCCATGTAGACAGATTGAAATTATTGGGAATGATTGATTCTGTTATTCATGAAAATAAACGTCTGTTTATACGTAGTTATGTGTATCCAAAGGTAAAAGTAGATCCGAGTCTTATTGTAGAAACAGATAAGAAATGGTTTCGATTTATACTCAATCAAGTGCTGTCAAATGCAATTAAATATTCATCAAGTAAGAAAGAGAAAGTAATAGTATCAGCGTATTCAAAAGGACGAGCAATTATTTTGGAAGTAAGAGATTATGGAGTGGGTATTCCTACTGCTGATTTACCACGTGTTTTCAATCCATTTTATACTGGAGAAAATGGTAGGAAATTTAAAGAGTCTACGGGAATGGGATTATATCTTGTTAAAGAAGTATGTGAAAAATTAAATCATAAGATTGAGCTAGAATCTGAGGTAGGTAAGGGAACAAAAGTTAGAATCGTATTCCCATATGCATCTCGTTAA
- a CDS encoding YdeI/OmpD-associated family protein → MEIENLLRVKTRWKLRDWLEENSKTERFCWVIVSITEQSEVIQYLDAVEEALCFGWIDGIKKKISDTELAQRLSPRKKNSNWTELNKERVRRLYQLGLMKEEGLRVLPDMRPESFTIDADIETRLKEDDQLYQNFINFPDLYRRIRIDTIQSYRNEPNIFNKRLDKFIENTRENKMYGQWNDNGRLINY, encoded by the coding sequence ATGGAAATAGAGAATTTACTTAGAGTTAAGACAAGGTGGAAATTAAGAGATTGGCTTGAGGAAAATTCAAAAACTGAAAGATTTTGTTGGGTGATAGTAAGTATAACTGAGCAATCAGAAGTGATTCAGTATTTAGATGCAGTTGAAGAGGCACTATGTTTTGGTTGGATTGATGGCATAAAGAAGAAAATATCAGATACTGAACTTGCTCAAAGGCTTTCCCCAAGAAAGAAAAACAGTAATTGGACAGAATTAAATAAGGAAAGAGTAAGGAGATTATATCAATTAGGTTTGATGAAAGAAGAAGGACTGAGAGTTCTTCCTGATATGCGACCTGAATCTTTTACTATAGATGCAGATATTGAAACTCGTCTGAAAGAAGATGACCAATTATATCAAAACTTCATTAATTTTCCTGATCTATACAGAAGGATTAGAATTGATACGATACAAAGTTATAGAAATGAACCTAATATTTTTAATAAAAGATTGGATAAGTTTATTGAAAATACCAGAGAAAATAAAATGTACGGTCAATGGAATGACAATGGTCGCTTAATCAATTATTAA
- a CDS encoding TetR/AcrR family transcriptional regulator — protein sequence MSSPKKKATRDQILMATFECLAEKGTTAITLRDIATKAGITLSLIHYYFPTKEGLLVNATSYVMQKQIKEIQKELSNIQDFSEKLKKLIFVVHHQFKSSEWRKVYFTLLAAAAWSPKIMEEIRVLQNQLIDIIQEYVQTSNVEIIDLAAFSRALLASVNGLALQVMHGASEEQIAPAYALIEKAFISAFALPKDAMSDY from the coding sequence ATGTCTAGTCCAAAAAAAAAAGCTACTCGGGATCAAATACTAATGGCTACGTTTGAATGCTTAGCTGAAAAAGGTACAACCGCTATTACATTACGAGATATTGCTACAAAAGCGGGAATTACTTTAAGTTTAATTCACTATTATTTTCCAACAAAGGAGGGTTTATTAGTTAACGCTACCTCTTATGTCATGCAAAAACAAATTAAAGAAATTCAGAAGGAACTCTCAAATATACAAGATTTTTCAGAGAAATTAAAAAAACTTATATTTGTAGTACATCACCAATTCAAAAGTTCTGAATGGAGAAAGGTGTATTTTACTTTATTAGCAGCAGCAGCTTGGTCACCGAAAATTATGGAAGAAATTCGAGTTCTACAGAACCAATTGATAGACATAATTCAAGAATATGTTCAAACTTCCAATGTAGAAATCATTGACTTAGCAGCATTTTCAAGGGCCTTATTGGCTTCAGTGAATGGATTAGCGTTACAAGTTATGCATGGGGCTTCAGAGGAACAAATTGCTCCGGCATATGCGCTTATAGAAAAAGCATTTATATCAGCATTTGCCCTTCCAAAAGACGCAATGAGTGATTACTAA
- a CDS encoding response regulator transcription factor has translation MNTIMIVEDDIKIAELLGTHIKKYGYQSVIIEDFENILATFQKIKPDLVLLDVNLPNFDGYYWCRQIRAISTCPIVFLSARSGEMDQVMALENGGDDYITKPFYYEVVMSKIRSQLRRAYGEYAPKVKERIVEQSGLFLFPERMELQLDDKTILLTRKETTLLEILITKSPLLVKREVILEQLWDSSYIDENTLSVNIGRIRRKLQDLGIENALETVRGAGYRLHATWEKEGKE, from the coding sequence ATGAATACAATCATGATTGTAGAAGATGATATAAAAATCGCTGAATTACTGGGAACTCATATTAAAAAATACGGATATCAAAGTGTTATTATAGAGGATTTTGAAAATATTTTAGCTACATTTCAAAAGATTAAACCAGATTTAGTGCTATTAGATGTAAATTTACCTAATTTTGACGGTTATTATTGGTGTCGCCAAATACGAGCTATTTCTACTTGTCCAATTGTATTTCTATCTGCAAGAAGTGGAGAAATGGATCAAGTTATGGCTTTAGAAAATGGTGGTGATGACTACATTACGAAACCTTTTTATTATGAAGTTGTAATGTCTAAAATCCGTAGTCAACTCAGAAGAGCATACGGTGAATATGCTCCTAAAGTAAAAGAACGAATAGTTGAGCAATCAGGATTATTCCTGTTCCCAGAAAGAATGGAACTTCAACTAGATGATAAGACAATTTTACTTACTAGAAAAGAAACAACTTTATTGGAAATATTGATAACAAAGTCTCCGCTCCTTGTAAAACGTGAAGTGATTTTAGAGCAACTATGGGATAGTTCATATATAGACGAGAATACATTGAGTGTAAATATAGGGAGAATTAGAAGGAAGTTGCAAGATTTAGGTATTGAAAACGCACTGGAGACAGTTCGTGGTGCTGGATATCGTTTGCATGCTACTTGGGAGAAGGAAGGAAAGGAATAA
- the hfq gene encoding RNA chaperone Hfq, with product MFNLQEGMYEQLKGKKEEVTLFLKSGVPIRGQILATDRFIVLMMVGGKQYLVYKQAISTIAT from the coding sequence ATGTTTAATTTACAAGAAGGCATGTATGAACAATTGAAAGGTAAAAAAGAGGAAGTCACTTTATTTTTAAAGAGTGGGGTTCCAATACGTGGGCAAATCCTTGCAACAGATAGATTTATCGTCCTAATGATGGTTGGTGGTAAACAATATCTGGTCTATAAACAAGCCATTTCTACAATTGCTACGTAA
- a CDS encoding helix-turn-helix transcriptional regulator — protein sequence MKLERLISIIFKLLNNEILSASSLADEFQVSPRTIYRDIEAICAAGIPVVSYQGTNGGFGIIKGYKFDKSLMGSYDILNLITVLSSLSNIFKDKEIEHTIDRLKLLDTNSNNKSLLVDLESHRTEPNSLMNLRKAIHKKKVIHFNYVSNKNEFTSREVEPIHLHYKFRNWYIYGYCRERQNYREFRLSRMMDVTLTQEKFLQNHEIKDEAFYSNRNLVGFEDVVIWVSPNSLAEALDQFQNSSKTINDDGSMTITISVYQPLQAGWLKSILLSFGSGAKIVKPMELQSILIDEAKKIIKVYEDI from the coding sequence TTGAAATTAGAACGTTTGATATCAATCATATTCAAGCTCTTAAATAATGAAATTTTGTCAGCTTCTAGTTTAGCTGATGAATTTCAAGTATCACCACGGACAATTTATAGGGACATCGAAGCTATTTGTGCTGCTGGAATACCAGTTGTTTCTTACCAAGGGACTAACGGGGGATTCGGTATAATAAAGGGATACAAATTTGATAAAAGCCTAATGGGTTCTTATGACATTCTGAATTTAATTACAGTATTAAGTAGTTTATCGAATATTTTTAAAGATAAAGAAATTGAACATACGATAGATAGGCTAAAATTACTGGATACAAACAGTAATAATAAGTCTTTATTGGTTGACTTGGAAAGCCATAGAACAGAACCCAATTCATTAATGAATCTGCGAAAAGCTATACATAAAAAAAAGGTAATCCACTTTAATTATGTAAGCAATAAAAATGAATTTACATCTCGTGAAGTAGAACCTATTCACCTTCATTATAAGTTCCGTAACTGGTATATATATGGTTATTGTAGAGAACGTCAGAATTATAGAGAATTTAGGTTATCACGTATGATGGATGTCACTCTGACACAAGAAAAGTTTCTACAAAATCACGAAATTAAAGATGAAGCATTTTATTCAAACCGTAACCTGGTGGGGTTTGAGGATGTAGTAATCTGGGTAAGTCCTAATTCTTTAGCAGAAGCATTAGACCAATTCCAGAATTCTTCAAAAACCATTAACGATGACGGAAGTATGACAATTACAATTTCTGTTTATCAACCTCTACAGGCTGGATGGCTTAAATCGATTCTTTTAAGCTTTGGTAGCGGTGCTAAAATTGTAAAACCGATGGAACTGCAATCAATTTTAATAGATGAGGCAAAAAAAATAATAAAAGTTTATGAAGATATATGA
- a CDS encoding FtsX-like permease family protein: protein MLFKLSMSGLTSKLKDYIVLLVGLVMSISIFYMFQTLAQNEAFLKSNSTISQIGFVFHAGTVLLAIITFFYILYANSFLLSLRQKEFGMYMMLGAKKHKVTFLMFIETIVLGAASLVIGIAVGVGLSQGVGQLLMKQLEFTGGGYQAFYVPSITVTCIFFCALFVLAAIMNSIKLSRISVLQLVHADAQTERPVVKGKITGIVAVFAIILLGVGYHSMINISKLQEMGVIIALITITSGTYMLFGSALPFMIKKLKSNKKRSEKGLNAFTFAQLNFRINSLTKVLATIAMLVALGAGAISTGMAFKNNVMRTVDTLAIYDVAIHNPSTEEKKILDGMTFQEKNEYHYKTDDKYVYYIKEELEKNRPLVQDSKNATRLADASKIKRVSEELPVGATLSYIKKISDNVIPEEWRAAFKKIQPHYLYTNQTIKIVDKKMYDGLQGKENIAFLGKTNDFLTYKKELKKIDELQLAKYKIAEVELTSKYSIYTEFYGFTSGTVFMGFFLGIAFLAMMASCLMFKILSGASKDITRYQMLRKIGVRRELLTKSIYKELFLVFLFPAIVGIAHVLVGMNMFGFILHDPYFRIWVPIVMFVVIYAIYYFITVQLYKRIVLPKED from the coding sequence ATGTTATTTAAGCTTTCCATGTCAGGACTAACAAGTAAGCTAAAAGATTATATCGTCTTACTTGTTGGTCTCGTTATGTCAATTTCAATTTTTTACATGTTCCAAACATTAGCGCAGAATGAAGCATTTCTTAAATCCAATTCTACTATTAGTCAAATTGGATTCGTCTTCCATGCTGGTACGGTGCTACTAGCGATCATCACATTCTTTTACATTTTGTATGCGAATTCTTTCTTACTATCACTTCGGCAAAAAGAATTTGGTATGTATATGATGTTAGGAGCAAAGAAGCATAAGGTTACATTTCTTATGTTTATTGAGACCATAGTGTTAGGTGCGGCGTCCCTTGTAATCGGAATTGCAGTCGGTGTAGGTCTTTCACAAGGGGTTGGACAGTTACTTATGAAGCAACTTGAGTTTACTGGAGGTGGTTATCAAGCCTTTTATGTTCCATCAATCACTGTTACTTGTATTTTCTTCTGTGCACTATTTGTGTTAGCTGCCATTATGAATAGCATTAAATTATCACGTATTTCAGTATTACAACTTGTACATGCAGATGCGCAAACCGAACGTCCTGTGGTTAAAGGGAAAATCACGGGAATAGTTGCAGTCTTTGCAATCATTTTACTAGGCGTTGGTTATCATTCCATGATTAATATATCTAAGTTACAAGAAATGGGAGTTATCATAGCATTAATTACAATAACATCAGGGACTTACATGTTATTTGGATCCGCCCTTCCATTTATGATTAAAAAACTAAAGAGTAATAAAAAACGTAGTGAAAAAGGTCTTAATGCTTTTACATTCGCGCAATTAAACTTCCGTATTAATAGTTTAACAAAAGTACTAGCGACAATAGCGATGTTAGTTGCACTTGGAGCAGGTGCAATTTCAACTGGTATGGCCTTTAAAAATAACGTTATGCGTACTGTAGATACTTTGGCGATTTATGATGTAGCGATTCATAATCCAAGCACAGAGGAAAAGAAAATATTAGATGGTATGACATTCCAAGAGAAAAACGAATATCATTACAAAACAGACGATAAATATGTGTATTATATAAAAGAAGAATTAGAGAAAAATCGTCCTTTAGTACAAGATTCAAAAAATGCTACAAGACTGGCAGATGCCAGTAAAATCAAACGCGTTTCTGAAGAATTACCAGTAGGTGCTACTTTAAGTTATATTAAGAAGATATCTGATAATGTGATTCCTGAGGAGTGGCGTGCCGCATTCAAAAAGATTCAACCACATTATCTATACACTAATCAAACAATCAAAATTGTAGATAAAAAAATGTATGATGGTTTGCAAGGTAAAGAGAACATTGCATTTCTTGGAAAAACAAATGATTTCTTAACATATAAAAAAGAATTGAAAAAAATTGACGAATTGCAATTAGCTAAATATAAAATAGCAGAAGTCGAGTTGACAAGTAAATATTCTATATACACTGAGTTTTACGGCTTTACAAGCGGAACTGTATTCATGGGCTTCTTCCTAGGAATTGCATTCTTAGCGATGATGGCAAGTTGTTTAATGTTTAAGATTTTATCTGGTGCATCAAAAGATATTACACGTTATCAGATGCTTCGTAAAATCGGTGTTCGTCGCGAACTATTAACGAAGTCTATTTATAAAGAGTTATTTTTAGTGTTCTTATTCCCAGCGATCGTGGGTATTGCTCACGTTTTAGTTGGTATGAATATGTTTGGATTTATATTACATGATCCGTATTTCCGTATTTGGGTTCCGATTGTTATGTTCGTAGTCATTTACGCGATTTACTACTTCATTACAGTTCAATTGTATAAAAGAATTGTTCTTCCGAAAGAGGACTAA
- a CDS encoding DinB family protein translates to MNHAKNMYKYHLWANKVLLERIKELPNNVLYKEANSSYPNIAQTFSHIYVVDVMWLQVLKGIGMQEALEASMSLLEKTNLYSVDEFIKSFEELASQYEEWMNSQKDLELKINLNNPWSGARETAYSEILFHVANHGTYHRGNITTMLRQQGHASTMNDLALYWYQS, encoded by the coding sequence ATGAACCATGCAAAAAATATGTATAAGTATCATCTTTGGGCTAATAAGGTGTTACTAGAAAGAATAAAAGAATTACCAAACAATGTCCTATATAAAGAGGCTAATAGTTCATATCCAAATATTGCTCAAACGTTTAGCCATATCTATGTAGTAGATGTAATGTGGTTACAAGTACTTAAAGGAATTGGTATGCAAGAAGCATTGGAAGCTTCTATGTCATTATTAGAAAAGACTAATTTATATTCTGTAGATGAATTTATTAAGTCTTTCGAAGAACTAGCTTCACAGTATGAAGAATGGATGAATAGCCAAAAAGATTTAGAACTAAAAATTAATTTGAATAATCCTTGGTCAGGTGCTAGAGAGACTGCATACTCAGAAATTTTATTTCATGTTGCTAACCATGGTACCTATCATCGAGGTAACATAACAACCATGCTAAGGCAACAGGGGCACGCTTCAACAATGAATGACCTCGCTTTATATTGGTATCAGAGTTAG